The Desmospora profundinema genome includes a region encoding these proteins:
- a CDS encoding hydrolase, translated as MDHHRSKYYVSIHSGEIMGELLQDPDASSYEFEIEASEEEVQKLNNLIGNSSVEDMETFWDAHIPYLSPDENRENEGYDRTLRQLYEMVYQLGTPKTKREMEALGLLDRDGNIERE; from the coding sequence ATGGATCACCATCGCAGCAAATATTACGTTTCCATCCATTCAGGCGAAATCATGGGCGAGCTTTTACAAGACCCAGATGCTTCCTCATATGAATTTGAGATTGAGGCGTCCGAGGAAGAGGTGCAAAAACTGAACAACCTGATCGGCAATAGTTCCGTTGAAGACATGGAAACGTTTTGGGATGCCCATATCCCATACCTGTCCCCCGACGAAAACCGGGAAAATGAAGGATATGACCGGACCTTGCGTCAACTGTATGAAATGGTGTATCAGTTGGGTACACCAAAGACCAAGCGAGAAATGGAAGCACTGGGACTGCTGGACAGGGACGGCAATATCGAAAGGGAATAA